In Pararge aegeria chromosome 27, ilParAegt1.1, whole genome shotgun sequence, one genomic interval encodes:
- the LOC120635793 gene encoding RNA pseudouridylate synthase domain-containing protein 1-like, giving the protein MAVDKIFENEDYIIVNKPYDMYINSDNENEKNTVTCHIASHDSHLSSSTNPLYFVQRLDYSTSGILCIAKNKTAAARAGKLFEKRLTRKYYLAIVRGHILGFELADIHYAVGVDPSPQSAHKMSPVISSASLSGEPRAAHTRMLVLETGSYCGDPVTVVLLKPITGRRHQLRVHCSAVGHTILGDYTYTNKVDSTPHRMFLHATRLILPFLQDPLDIQSPEPFFTDLEFSRKWKPGKKFYKYKTQEDFTAVCDVIDKNYTVGIKYEEFCFKK; this is encoded by the exons ATGGCTgtcgataaaatatttgaaaacgaAGATTATATCATTGTTAACAAACCGTACGATATGTACATTAATTCggataatgaaaatgaaaaa AACACAGTAACGTGTCACATTGCATCACACGACTCCCACCTGTCCAGCTCAACAAACCCGCTGTACTTCGTGCAACGTCTCGACTACTCAACCAGTGGGATACTTTGTATAGCCAAAAATAAGACTGCGGCGGCTCGTGCCGGCAAGCTTTTCGAGAAGAGGCTAACTAGGAAATATTATTTGGCGATCGTTCGGGGACATATTTTAGGATTCGAGCTAGCCGATATACATTATGCTGTGG GCGTGGACCCTTCTCCGCAAAGCGCTCACAAGATGTCACCCGTGATAAGCTCTGCTAGTTTGAGTGGGGAGCCACGCGCTGCGCACACCAGAATGTTGGTGTTGGAGACTGGCAGCTACTGTGGTGATCCCGTCACTGTAGTGCTACTGAAACCTATCACAG GTCGTCGCCACCAATTGCGGGTGCACTGCAGCGCAGTGGGTCATACGATTCTGGGAGACTACACGTACACTAATAAAGTTGACAGCACGCCACACCGAATGTTTCTGCACGCCACAAG GTTAATATTGCCATTTCTTCAGGACCCCCTGGACATACAAAGTCCTGAACCGTTCTTCACTGATTTGGAGTTCAGCCGTAAATGGAAACCTGGCAAGAAGTTTTATAAGTATAAGACGCAAGAAGATTTTACTGCCGTTTGTGATGTTATTGACAAAAATTACACTGTGGGTATCAAATATGaagagttttgttttaaaaaataa